In one Balaenoptera musculus isolate JJ_BM4_2016_0621 chromosome 20, mBalMus1.pri.v3, whole genome shotgun sequence genomic region, the following are encoded:
- the SPHK1 gene encoding sphingosine kinase 1 isoform X1: MASAPTRLRPREAAAGGRARAQLLRDSGAAPTSAARGAAEPVPRGARGDSGRSGAQDPATAGNDAGAPTAPAPGGEGETHSRHQDARLGSTDKELKAGAAAADSAPTAPGTPWQRGPRVAVMDAAGGSRNPLPRPCRVLVLLNPRGGKGKALQLFRSHVQPLLAQADVSFTLTLTERRNHARELVRAEDLRRWDALVVMSGDGLMHEVVNGLMERPDWETAIQKPLCSLPAGSGNALAASVNHYAGYEQVTNEDLLTNCTRLLCRRLLEPMDLLSLQTASGQRLFSVLSLAWGFIADVDLESEKFRRLGEMRFTLGTFLRLAALRTYQGSLAYLPVETVVSKMPPCPARDQQAQQGPVDAHLVPLEEAVPSHWTVVPEQDFVLVLALLHSHLGSEMFAAPMGRCAAGAMHLFYVRAGVSRATLLRLFLAMEKGRHMACDCPHLVYVPVVAFRLEPKDRKGVFAVDGELMISEAVQGQVHPNYFWMVSGCRESPPSLEPQASPSQRPPPAEHL, from the exons ATGGCCTCCGCGCCCACTCGGCTCCGGCCGAGGGAGGCGGCGGCTGGCGGCCGGGCTCGGGCTCAGCTCTTGCGCGACTCCGGCGCTGCTCCCACGAGCGCTGCGCGCGGCGCCGCAGAGCCTGTTCCTAGAGGCGCGCGCGGCGACTCCGGCCGCTCCGGAGCTCAGG ATCCGGCAACCGCAGGGAATGACGCGGGTGCCCCTACAGCCCCGGCTCCGGGCGGGGAGGGCGAGACCCACAGCCGGCACCAAGACGCCCGCCTGGGCAGCACCGATAAGGAGCTGAAGGCAGGAGCCGCCGCCGCGGACAGCGCCCCGACAGCGCCGGGGACCCCCTGGCAGCGAGGGCCTCGGGTCGCGGTTATGGATGCAG CGGGCGGCTCCCGGAACCCGCTCCCAAGGCCCTGCCGAGTGCTGGTGCTGTTAAATCCGCGCGGGGGCAAGGGCAAAGCCCTGCAGCTCTTCCGGAGCCACGTGCAGCCCCTGCTGGCCCAGGCCGATGTCTCCTTCACGCTGACGCTCACTG AGCGGCGGAACCACGCCCGGGAGCTGGTGCGGGCGGAGGACCTGAGACGCTGGGACGCGCTGGTGGTCATGTCTGGAGACGGGTTGATGCATGAG GTGGTGAACGGGCTCATGGAGCGGCCTGACTGGGAGACCGCCATCCAGAAGCCCCTGTGCAGCCTCCCAGCCGGCTCTGGCAATGCACTGGCCGCTTCTGTGAACCATTATGCCGG CTACGAGCAGGTGACTAATGAAGACCTCCTGACCAACTGCACACGGCTGCTGTGCCGCCGGCTGCTGGAGCCCATGGATCTGCTGTCCCTGCAAACGGCCTCCGGGCAGCGCCTCTTCTCCGTGCTCAGCCTGGCTTGGGGTTTCATCGCTGACGTGGATCTGGAGAGTGAGAAGTTTCGGCGCCTGGGTGAGATGCGCTTCACTCTGGGCACCTTCCTGCGTCTGGCGGCCCTGCGCACCTACCAGGGCTCCCTGGCCTACCTCCCTGTAGAAACGGTGGTCTCCAAGATGCCCCCCTGCCCCGCTCGGGACCAGCAGGCCCAGCAGGGCCCTGTGGACGCCCACCTGGTGCCCCTGGAGGAGGCAGTGCCCTCTCACTGGACGGTGGTGCCGGAGCAGGACTTCGTGCTGGTGCTGGCACTGCTGCACTCACACCTGGGCAGCGAGATGTTTGCTGCACCCATGGGCCGCTGTGCGGCCGGCGCTATGCATCTGTTCTACGTGCGGGCAGGTGTGTCGCGGGCCACACTGCTGCGCCTCTTCCTGGCCATGGAGAAAGGCAGGCACATGGCGTGTGACTGTCCCCACTTGGTGTATGTGCCCGTGGTTGCTTTCCGCCTGGAACCCAAGGACAGGAAGGGTGTGTTTGCTGTGGATGGGGAACTGATGATCAGCGAGGCTGTGCAGGGCCAGGTGCACCCAAACTACTTCTGGATGGTCAGTGGCTGCAGGGAGTCCCCACCCTCCCTGGAGCCACAGGCCTCACCCAGCCAGAGGCCACCTCCAGCGGAGCACTTATGA
- the SPHK1 gene encoding sphingosine kinase 1 isoform X2 produces MDAAGGSRNPLPRPCRVLVLLNPRGGKGKALQLFRSHVQPLLAQADVSFTLTLTERRNHARELVRAEDLRRWDALVVMSGDGLMHEVVNGLMERPDWETAIQKPLCSLPAGSGNALAASVNHYAGYEQVTNEDLLTNCTRLLCRRLLEPMDLLSLQTASGQRLFSVLSLAWGFIADVDLESEKFRRLGEMRFTLGTFLRLAALRTYQGSLAYLPVETVVSKMPPCPARDQQAQQGPVDAHLVPLEEAVPSHWTVVPEQDFVLVLALLHSHLGSEMFAAPMGRCAAGAMHLFYVRAGVSRATLLRLFLAMEKGRHMACDCPHLVYVPVVAFRLEPKDRKGVFAVDGELMISEAVQGQVHPNYFWMVSGCRESPPSLEPQASPSQRPPPAEHL; encoded by the exons ATGGATGCAG CGGGCGGCTCCCGGAACCCGCTCCCAAGGCCCTGCCGAGTGCTGGTGCTGTTAAATCCGCGCGGGGGCAAGGGCAAAGCCCTGCAGCTCTTCCGGAGCCACGTGCAGCCCCTGCTGGCCCAGGCCGATGTCTCCTTCACGCTGACGCTCACTG AGCGGCGGAACCACGCCCGGGAGCTGGTGCGGGCGGAGGACCTGAGACGCTGGGACGCGCTGGTGGTCATGTCTGGAGACGGGTTGATGCATGAG GTGGTGAACGGGCTCATGGAGCGGCCTGACTGGGAGACCGCCATCCAGAAGCCCCTGTGCAGCCTCCCAGCCGGCTCTGGCAATGCACTGGCCGCTTCTGTGAACCATTATGCCGG CTACGAGCAGGTGACTAATGAAGACCTCCTGACCAACTGCACACGGCTGCTGTGCCGCCGGCTGCTGGAGCCCATGGATCTGCTGTCCCTGCAAACGGCCTCCGGGCAGCGCCTCTTCTCCGTGCTCAGCCTGGCTTGGGGTTTCATCGCTGACGTGGATCTGGAGAGTGAGAAGTTTCGGCGCCTGGGTGAGATGCGCTTCACTCTGGGCACCTTCCTGCGTCTGGCGGCCCTGCGCACCTACCAGGGCTCCCTGGCCTACCTCCCTGTAGAAACGGTGGTCTCCAAGATGCCCCCCTGCCCCGCTCGGGACCAGCAGGCCCAGCAGGGCCCTGTGGACGCCCACCTGGTGCCCCTGGAGGAGGCAGTGCCCTCTCACTGGACGGTGGTGCCGGAGCAGGACTTCGTGCTGGTGCTGGCACTGCTGCACTCACACCTGGGCAGCGAGATGTTTGCTGCACCCATGGGCCGCTGTGCGGCCGGCGCTATGCATCTGTTCTACGTGCGGGCAGGTGTGTCGCGGGCCACACTGCTGCGCCTCTTCCTGGCCATGGAGAAAGGCAGGCACATGGCGTGTGACTGTCCCCACTTGGTGTATGTGCCCGTGGTTGCTTTCCGCCTGGAACCCAAGGACAGGAAGGGTGTGTTTGCTGTGGATGGGGAACTGATGATCAGCGAGGCTGTGCAGGGCCAGGTGCACCCAAACTACTTCTGGATGGTCAGTGGCTGCAGGGAGTCCCCACCCTCCCTGGAGCCACAGGCCTCACCCAGCCAGAGGCCACCTCCAGCGGAGCACTTATGA